A DNA window from Boseongicola sp. contains the following coding sequences:
- a CDS encoding iron-containing alcohol dehydrogenase, whose amino-acid sequence MTLTANWSYPTAIRFGAGRITEIGEACVAAGIKRPLLITDRGLAELPVTKRTLDLLDSAGLGRAIFSDVDPNPNEKNALAGVQAFKDGGHDGVIAFGGGSGLDLGKLVAFWAGQTRPLWDFEDVGDWWTRADPDAIAPIVAVPTTAGTGSEVGRASVITNSETAEKKIIFHPKFLPSIIICDPELTIGMPNFITAGTGLDAFAHCVEAYCSPHYHPMSQGMALEGMRLVKEFLPRAYNDGTDIEARAHMMSAATMGATAFQKGLGAIHALSHPIGAIYHTHHGTTNAVCMPAVLRFNRSVIEGILANAADYLGIEGGYEGFCRFVDDFNASLGIPMNLAGLGIENPDIERIVAGAISDPSTGGNPVQMTPENTRKLLLEIV is encoded by the coding sequence ATGACATTGACCGCGAATTGGTCGTACCCAACGGCAATCCGTTTTGGTGCGGGGCGGATAACCGAAATCGGCGAAGCTTGTGTCGCCGCCGGAATAAAAAGACCGTTGCTGATCACTGATCGTGGCCTAGCCGAGTTGCCAGTTACCAAACGGACATTGGACCTGCTGGATTCAGCGGGACTAGGACGCGCAATATTCTCGGACGTCGACCCAAATCCAAACGAAAAAAATGCCCTAGCCGGTGTTCAAGCGTTTAAGGATGGTGGCCACGATGGCGTTATCGCGTTTGGCGGCGGCTCTGGGTTGGACCTAGGGAAACTTGTGGCATTCTGGGCCGGCCAAACCCGACCACTTTGGGATTTCGAAGATGTCGGCGATTGGTGGACACGCGCGGATCCGGATGCCATCGCACCAATCGTAGCCGTGCCGACAACAGCGGGCACTGGATCCGAGGTCGGGCGAGCATCCGTCATTACAAATTCGGAAACTGCAGAAAAGAAGATTATCTTCCATCCGAAGTTTCTTCCGTCAATTATCATCTGCGATCCAGAGCTGACTATCGGGATGCCAAATTTCATAACGGCCGGCACCGGCCTTGATGCCTTCGCGCATTGTGTTGAAGCGTATTGTTCGCCGCACTATCATCCAATGTCCCAAGGCATGGCTTTAGAGGGCATGCGGTTGGTGAAAGAGTTTCTGCCTCGCGCCTATAACGACGGCACCGACATCGAAGCCCGCGCGCACATGATGTCGGCAGCCACGATGGGAGCTACAGCTTTCCAAAAGGGATTGGGTGCAATTCATGCCTTGTCACATCCCATTGGCGCGATTTATCACACCCACCACGGCACAACGAACGCCGTCTGCATGCCTGCGGTCCTTCGGTTCAACCGATCCGTAATTGAAGGCATCCTTGCCAATGCCGCGGACTATCTTGGCATCGAAGGTGGCTATGAGGGGTTTTGCCGATTTGTTGACGATTTTAATGCCTCGCTCGGCATTCCAATGAATTTGGCCGGGCTGGGAATTGAGAACCCAGACATCGAGCGCATCGTTGCTGGCGCGATTTCCGACCCCAGTACAGGTGGAAACCCCGTCCAAATGACACCCGAAAATACCCGGAAGTTGTTACTAGAAATCGTCTAG
- a CDS encoding trigger factor produces the protein MQVTETLNEGLKRGYNITVSAGELDEKVNEKLTEAAPDIEMKGFRKGKVPMALLKKQFGQRILGEAMQETIDGAMSRHFEDSGDRPAMQPKVEMTNEDWKEGDDVEVAMSYEALPEIPDVEFGKIKLDKLVVKPDDASIDEALKNLAENAQNFDDRKKGSKAKDGDQVVIDFLGKVDGEAFEGGAAEDFPLVLGSGQFIPGFEEQLVGLKVGDEKAVEVTFPEEYGNADLSGKPAVFDVTVRGVKAPKAAEIDDELAKKFGADDLEALKTQVTERLESEFGGAARAVMKRGLLDALDKAVSFDLPPSLVEAEAGQIAHQLWHDENPDVEGHDHDNIEPTDEHNKLAERRVRLGLLLAEIGQKAEVEVSDAEMTQAVMTQARQYPGQERQFFEFVQQNPQMRQQIQAPIFEDKVVDHVFEQVNVTDKDVSKDDLEKAVEALDDE, from the coding sequence ATGCAGGTCACCGAGACCCTGAACGAAGGGCTGAAGCGCGGCTATAACATCACTGTATCGGCTGGTGAGCTGGACGAGAAAGTGAACGAGAAGCTGACCGAAGCGGCCCCAGACATCGAAATGAAGGGCTTCCGCAAGGGCAAGGTTCCGATGGCTTTGCTGAAAAAGCAGTTTGGTCAGCGCATTCTGGGCGAAGCGATGCAGGAAACCATCGATGGTGCGATGTCGCGTCACTTTGAAGATTCCGGTGATCGTCCTGCGATGCAGCCCAAGGTCGAGATGACCAACGAGGACTGGAAAGAAGGCGACGACGTTGAAGTTGCCATGTCTTACGAAGCCCTGCCGGAAATTCCGGATGTGGAATTCGGCAAGATCAAATTGGACAAACTGGTTGTGAAGCCGGACGATGCCTCGATCGATGAAGCATTGAAGAACCTGGCCGAGAACGCCCAGAACTTCGACGACCGCAAGAAGGGCTCGAAAGCCAAGGACGGCGATCAGGTTGTGATCGACTTCCTGGGCAAGGTTGACGGTGAAGCCTTTGAAGGTGGCGCGGCGGAAGATTTCCCACTGGTTCTGGGATCGGGTCAGTTTATCCCCGGTTTTGAAGAGCAGTTGGTCGGTTTGAAGGTTGGCGACGAGAAAGCCGTCGAAGTGACTTTCCCGGAAGAATACGGCAATGCCGATCTGTCTGGTAAGCCTGCGGTCTTTGATGTGACAGTCAGGGGTGTGAAAGCGCCGAAGGCTGCCGAGATTGATGACGAACTGGCCAAGAAGTTTGGTGCGGACGATCTGGAAGCGCTGAAAACTCAGGTAACAGAGCGTTTGGAATCAGAATTTGGTGGCGCAGCTCGCGCGGTCATGAAGCGTGGTCTGCTCGACGCGCTGGATAAGGCCGTGTCGTTTGATTTGCCGCCATCGCTGGTGGAAGCCGAAGCCGGTCAGATTGCCCATCAGTTGTGGCATGACGAGAACCCTGACGTTGAAGGCCACGATCACGACAACATCGAGCCGACTGATGAGCACAATAAGCTGGCTGAACGCCGTGTTCGCCTGGGGCTGCTGTTGGCGGAGATTGGTCAGAAGGCCGAAGTTGAAGTGTCGGACGCCGAGATGACTCAGGCGGTCATGACACAGGCACGTCAGTATCCGGGACAGGAACGTCAGTTCTTTGAGTTCGTTCAGCAGAACCCACAGATGCGTCAGCAAATTCAGGCGCCGATCTTTGAAGACAAAGTTGTCGATCACGTTTTTGAGCAGGTGAATGTCACTGACAAGGATGTGTCAAAAGACGATCTGGAAAAAGCTGTTGAGGCGCTGGACGACGAATAG
- a CDS encoding arylesterase, with amino-acid sequence MIRAIRNAGLMIIVSTGLASAEPVTVAALGDSLTQGFGLPSNDGFVPQLQRWLADQGSDAQLINAGVSGDTTAGGLSRIEWTLTPVVDALIVALGGNDLLRGMDPAASRTNLDGILKIAAQRDLPVLLVGMVAPSNYGVDYKQAFDAMYPDLAAQYDTAHYPNFLKALADLEDRATALQLYMQADAIHPNAAGVTLIVADIGPAVLALTQDATN; translated from the coding sequence GTGATACGCGCCATACGCAACGCCGGATTGATGATTATTGTCAGCACCGGGCTGGCTTCCGCGGAACCCGTGACCGTCGCGGCCCTAGGCGACAGCCTCACCCAAGGCTTCGGTCTGCCCTCAAATGACGGCTTCGTACCGCAGCTTCAGCGCTGGCTGGCGGATCAAGGGTCAGACGCCCAACTGATCAATGCTGGCGTCTCCGGCGACACCACCGCTGGCGGCCTCAGCCGCATCGAATGGACTCTGACCCCCGTCGTCGATGCACTCATCGTCGCCCTTGGCGGCAACGACCTTTTGCGCGGCATGGACCCCGCCGCCAGCCGCACCAATCTCGACGGCATACTGAAAATCGCAGCCCAGCGCGATCTGCCTGTCCTACTCGTCGGCATGGTCGCACCGTCCAACTACGGCGTCGATTACAAGCAGGCCTTCGATGCCATGTATCCAGACCTCGCCGCACAGTATGACACCGCTCATTACCCCAACTTCCTGAAGGCCCTCGCTGATCTCGAAGATCGCGCCACCGCCCTGCAACTCTACATGCAAGCCGACGCCATTCACCCCAACGCCGCAGGAGTCACCTTGATAGTAGCCGACATAGGCCCTGCCGTTCTGGCCCTTACTCAAGACGCCACCAACTGA
- a CDS encoding helix-turn-helix transcriptional regulator, with translation MYSERIARDQNSGSGLGQDLKILDGIASWCGALHGSMPLDEALAALGNAISAEAAVVSRDSRNEGRSRVVAQFDVRDGDRMVDQIKRAYASEVLGGYFNKIQAGAVWFLSDHLADPDFVPSENLNNWRANRAVSDVAIVALETTGIQFDYLEFHFSRDLSHSDKTEAERVFPTLVRAWAGRKTGLVTQSQMDERMIQARIRATSSRIGVEEDILGVSNPAKLSRAEFRVCLLLSRGLAVKAVTEELGLSEATVRSHLRSIYAKTATKGLAELVYRILSNTGDKVGIGRRSQRS, from the coding sequence TTGTACAGTGAACGAATTGCAAGGGACCAGAACTCGGGTTCCGGATTGGGGCAGGACCTCAAAATACTGGATGGCATTGCCAGTTGGTGTGGCGCTTTGCACGGATCAATGCCTCTTGATGAAGCTCTAGCTGCGCTAGGTAATGCAATTTCTGCAGAGGCAGCTGTAGTATCTCGTGATTCCAGAAATGAAGGGCGTAGCCGCGTCGTTGCGCAGTTTGATGTTCGTGATGGTGACCGCATGGTCGACCAAATCAAACGCGCTTATGCGTCTGAGGTTTTGGGCGGCTATTTCAATAAAATTCAGGCAGGTGCTGTCTGGTTTCTGAGCGACCATCTGGCGGATCCCGACTTTGTTCCGTCAGAAAATCTCAATAACTGGCGCGCAAACCGCGCTGTGTCAGATGTGGCCATCGTGGCCCTTGAGACCACGGGTATACAGTTTGACTATCTTGAATTCCATTTCTCACGAGATCTCAGTCATTCTGACAAAACCGAAGCAGAACGCGTATTTCCAACACTTGTACGCGCCTGGGCCGGGCGGAAGACCGGCTTGGTCACGCAGTCCCAAATGGATGAGCGCATGATCCAGGCACGGATTCGTGCTACATCGTCCCGGATTGGCGTTGAAGAAGATATTCTGGGAGTTTCAAATCCTGCTAAGTTGAGCCGCGCAGAATTCCGTGTATGCCTGTTGTTGTCGCGTGGTTTGGCCGTGAAAGCCGTGACCGAAGAATTGGGCTTGTCGGAGGCAACAGTTCGAAGCCATTTGCGTTCGATTTATGCCAAGACAGCCACCAAAGGACTGGCGGAACTGGTTTACCGCATTCTTTCCAACACTGGTGACAAAGTCGGTATAGGTCGCAGATCCCAACGGTCCTGA
- a CDS encoding 3-phosphoglycerate dehydrogenase translates to MQDLTAESISQAEQLRLVSRHGVGFDAVDVDALSARGIPLSVVGDVNAQTVAEHAMMLLLSASHRVNSYDKAARPGGNWDYRNSLCAREISGKTLLIVGFGRIGRLLARMVRGFDVNVLAFDPFLDPNEALPVGVTRVDDLHSGLGQADMVSLHMPKLDDRPVLAARELALLPSHAVVVNTARGGLVDEVALSEALANGKLHSAGLDVFEAEPPSPELDLLKSDKVVLTPHIASMTSECAERMAVKAAQNILDVFSGNLDPALVINSKEIGLLDSRA, encoded by the coding sequence ATGCAGGATCTGACAGCCGAGTCCATATCTCAGGCGGAACAACTCCGCCTTGTTTCCCGCCATGGGGTGGGGTTCGACGCCGTTGATGTCGATGCTTTGTCAGCGCGGGGTATTCCTTTGAGTGTCGTTGGAGATGTGAATGCCCAAACAGTGGCAGAACACGCAATGATGCTGCTCTTATCTGCAAGTCACCGCGTCAATTCGTACGACAAAGCTGCCAGACCCGGCGGCAACTGGGATTATCGAAATAGCCTGTGTGCAAGGGAGATTTCGGGAAAAACTCTGTTAATTGTCGGTTTTGGTAGAATTGGAAGACTGTTGGCACGGATGGTTCGAGGATTTGACGTAAATGTCCTGGCGTTCGATCCCTTCCTAGATCCAAATGAAGCTCTACCGGTGGGCGTGACCAGAGTTGACGACTTGCATTCTGGACTTGGACAAGCGGACATGGTGTCGTTGCATATGCCGAAACTTGATGATCGCCCTGTATTGGCAGCTCGGGAACTGGCACTTCTGCCTTCACATGCCGTTGTCGTGAATACTGCCCGCGGCGGATTGGTTGACGAGGTCGCCCTTTCCGAAGCCCTGGCCAACGGTAAACTGCACTCTGCCGGTCTTGACGTATTCGAAGCCGAACCGCCCTCGCCTGAATTGGACCTCTTGAAATCTGACAAAGTCGTTTTGACACCGCACATCGCCAGCATGACTTCGGAATGCGCCGAACGGATGGCCGTAAAAGCGGCGCAAAATATCCTGGATGTGTTTTCAGGCAATCTTGATCCGGCCTTGGTCATAAACTCGAAAGAGATTGGATTATTGGATAGCCGGGCCTGA
- a CDS encoding glutamine synthetase codes for MSGIMSFDDLKSKVASGAIDTVLVCLVDMQGRLLGKRFHAVNFVETSFKETHCCNYLLATDLEMATPEGYAASSWEGRYGDYIMAPDLTTIRPVPWLEDTAMVLCDVLDHHNHKAVTHSPRAILKKQIARLEALGFDAMMATELEFFLFEKSFDDIRRDKFRDLAPISGYNEDYHILQTTKEEAVMRPIRNHLYAAGLPIENTKGEAESGQEELNIRYAAALDCADHHTIAKNAIKEIAWQHGHAATFLPKWDHDRVGSSSHVHQSLWKDGEPAFFDPDSDLGMSETMKHYMAGLIAYAPDYTFFLAPYINSYKRFAKGTFAPTKTVWSVDNRTAGFRLCGDGSKGIRVECRIGGSDLNPYLAQAAMLAAGIKGLESKMELPAATTGDVYEDAKAANIPQTLRAATETLRNSAFLREAMGDDVVDHYTRCAEWEQEEFDRVVTDWEVARGFERA; via the coding sequence ATGTCAGGAATAATGAGCTTTGACGACTTAAAGTCCAAAGTTGCCTCAGGAGCTATCGATACCGTGCTGGTCTGCTTGGTGGACATGCAAGGGCGACTTTTGGGCAAGCGATTTCATGCAGTCAATTTTGTCGAAACTTCCTTCAAGGAAACCCACTGCTGCAATTATTTGCTGGCTACTGACCTAGAGATGGCAACGCCAGAAGGTTACGCGGCCTCAAGTTGGGAAGGCCGCTACGGCGACTACATCATGGCCCCTGACCTGACGACAATCCGTCCGGTTCCGTGGCTGGAAGACACAGCAATGGTGTTGTGCGACGTGCTGGATCATCACAATCACAAAGCGGTAACGCATTCACCGCGTGCCATCTTGAAGAAACAAATCGCCCGACTGGAAGCCCTTGGGTTCGACGCCATGATGGCAACAGAGCTGGAGTTTTTTCTGTTCGAGAAAAGTTTTGACGACATACGCCGCGACAAGTTCCGCGACCTCGCACCGATCAGCGGCTACAACGAAGATTATCACATTCTTCAGACCACCAAGGAAGAAGCCGTGATGAGGCCAATCCGAAATCACTTGTATGCTGCTGGATTGCCTATTGAAAATACCAAAGGCGAAGCAGAATCCGGGCAAGAAGAGCTGAATATTCGGTATGCTGCGGCTTTGGATTGCGCCGACCATCATACGATCGCCAAGAACGCCATCAAGGAAATCGCCTGGCAGCACGGGCATGCCGCAACGTTCCTTCCTAAATGGGATCACGACCGTGTTGGTAGTTCGTCACACGTTCATCAGTCTCTTTGGAAAGATGGCGAGCCGGCCTTTTTCGACCCGGATTCTGACCTGGGCATGTCCGAAACGATGAAGCACTACATGGCTGGGCTTATTGCCTATGCTCCTGATTACACATTCTTTCTTGCGCCGTATATCAACAGCTATAAACGTTTTGCCAAAGGCACATTCGCACCGACAAAAACGGTTTGGTCCGTCGACAATCGAACAGCCGGCTTCCGCCTTTGCGGCGATGGATCGAAAGGTATCCGGGTAGAATGCCGGATCGGCGGTTCAGACTTGAACCCTTATCTTGCGCAGGCTGCTATGTTGGCAGCTGGCATAAAGGGACTTGAATCCAAGATGGAACTTCCCGCCGCCACAACCGGTGACGTTTACGAAGATGCAAAGGCGGCCAACATTCCACAAACGCTTCGTGCAGCAACTGAAACTCTACGCAACTCAGCCTTCTTGCGTGAAGCGATGGGCGACGATGTGGTTGATCACTACACGCGCTGCGCAGAATGGGAACAGGAAGAATTTGATCGCGTCGTGACCGACTGGGAAGTTGCGCGCGGATTTGAAAGGGCGTGA
- a CDS encoding type II secretion system F family protein translates to MFEQITAFFGNVGSSGGLIILGIFIGSILIVYGFFGGLVSADPVGRRYHAGRPVKRRTSFEAGILNNADVDPKGFMKALMPQSREKRTQVRRQLMNAGIIGQNAVAKYYMIRIILAALLPGSYLLLLALRQNTFIPLPDAIDGFLDGQSRLITYYISSSLLIIGFFGPALWLRSKVDMRQMEILETFSNALDLMQVSVESGLGFDAAMTRVSNEMDISAPAISQEFRLVQLEVSAGGDREKALLDMAARGNVDEVASFASVVLQSIQFGTSISDALTTYASEMRITRELKAQEMANKMPVKMSGIMASLMLPALFLLILGPIAIRWMNTFN, encoded by the coding sequence ATGTTTGAACAAATTACAGCCTTTTTCGGAAATGTTGGTTCCTCTGGTGGACTAATCATTCTTGGGATCTTCATTGGATCGATCCTGATTGTGTATGGGTTCTTTGGCGGTTTGGTTTCGGCCGACCCTGTCGGCCGGCGCTATCACGCTGGCCGCCCTGTCAAACGCCGTACAAGTTTCGAAGCGGGAATTTTGAACAACGCTGACGTTGACCCAAAAGGCTTCATGAAAGCGTTGATGCCGCAAAGTCGTGAGAAGCGGACTCAGGTGCGTCGCCAGCTCATGAACGCGGGTATTATTGGCCAGAATGCAGTGGCCAAATACTACATGATAAGGATCATCCTCGCAGCTTTGCTGCCAGGATCGTATTTGTTGCTACTGGCCTTACGTCAGAACACGTTCATTCCGCTGCCAGATGCAATCGACGGTTTCCTGGATGGACAAAGCCGACTGATCACTTACTATATTTCGTCGTCGCTACTGATCATCGGTTTTTTTGGCCCTGCGCTGTGGCTACGTTCTAAAGTCGACATGCGTCAGATGGAAATTTTGGAAACCTTTTCTAACGCATTGGATCTGATGCAGGTATCAGTTGAGTCCGGATTGGGATTTGACGCAGCAATGACACGCGTTTCCAATGAGATGGACATCTCTGCGCCCGCAATATCTCAGGAATTTCGGCTTGTTCAGCTTGAAGTTTCTGCTGGTGGTGATCGCGAGAAAGCTCTGTTGGATATGGCTGCCCGTGGCAATGTGGACGAAGTTGCGTCGTTTGCGAGCGTGGTTTTGCAATCGATCCAGTTCGGCACAAGCATCTCTGATGCTCTGACCACCTACGCAAGTGAGATGCGGATTACACGCGAGTTAAAAGCGCAGGAAATGGCGAACAAAATGCCTGTCAAAATGTCAGGCATTATGGCGTCATTGATGTTGCCGGCGTTGTTCCTGCTCATCCTGGGACCGATTGCAATTCGCTGGATGAATACATTCAACTGA
- the pxpA gene encoding 5-oxoprolinase subunit PxpA has translation MTLTVDLNSDMGEGFGPWPMGDDESLLKIVTSANIACGFHAGDADTMSKTMALAVENNVGIGAHPGFDDLQGFGRRQMEVPHATLANQIRYQVGAAQAMARSVGGEVRHLKLHGALSNMACTDEAMARACYEAALDVAPDIIIMGLAATAMETVARDLKCKWAGEIFADRAYNADGTLVDRRQPGAMIHDPAEAARNMIEMVKAGAIITGTGERLETRIDTICVHGDSAAALTLSKSVREGLESAGVTLHAFTGAPLS, from the coding sequence ATGACACTCACCGTCGATCTGAATTCCGACATGGGCGAAGGCTTTGGCCCTTGGCCCATGGGTGACGACGAAAGCCTTTTGAAAATAGTCACCTCCGCCAACATTGCCTGCGGGTTTCACGCGGGCGACGCTGACACCATGTCGAAAACTATGGCCCTCGCCGTCGAAAACAACGTCGGCATCGGCGCGCACCCCGGCTTTGACGACCTCCAAGGGTTCGGACGCCGCCAGATGGAAGTGCCCCACGCAACCCTCGCCAACCAAATCCGATATCAGGTCGGAGCTGCCCAGGCCATGGCCCGCAGCGTCGGCGGTGAAGTGCGCCACCTAAAACTCCACGGCGCACTCTCGAATATGGCCTGCACCGACGAAGCCATGGCCCGCGCCTGTTACGAGGCAGCCCTGGACGTCGCGCCCGACATCATCATCATGGGCCTCGCCGCCACCGCCATGGAAACCGTTGCCCGCGATCTGAAATGCAAATGGGCGGGCGAAATATTCGCCGACCGCGCCTATAACGCCGACGGGACCTTGGTCGACCGCCGCCAACCCGGCGCGATGATCCACGACCCAGCCGAGGCCGCCCGCAATATGATTGAGATGGTAAAAGCCGGTGCCATCATAACCGGCACAGGCGAACGTCTGGAAACTCGCATCGACACGATCTGCGTACATGGAGACAGCGCCGCAGCGCTCACTTTGTCCAAATCTGTCAGGGAAGGATTAGAAAGCGCCGGTGTCACGCTACATGCGTTCACCGGCGCTCCTCTGAGTTGA
- a CDS encoding IS3 family transposase (programmed frameshift), with protein MRQTTGTRRSPGEKIVKEIKRATRKQYSSEEKIRIVLDGLRGEDSIAELCRREGISQGIYYKWSKDFMEAGKRRLAGDTARAATTDEVKDLRREARDLKEVVAEQTLELRLLKKHDRRWGRPRMRYAASEKLEIIRLVEGSHLSARRTLAKLGIPRTTFYRWYDRYRQRGDAGLVDQAPKPRHVWNRIPDEVRRKVVKLALQETELSPRELAVTFTDRERYFVSESSVYRALKAHDLITSPAFIVLKAANEFKDKTTAINQLWQTDFTYLKVLGWGWFYLSTILDDYSRYIISWKLCTNMRAEDVTDTLDLALQASGCDQVHVIHKPRLLSDNGSSYVSGDLAEWLQDKGMKHSRGAPYHPQTQGKIERWHQTLKNRILLENYFLPGDLETQIEAFVDHYNHKRYHESLNNVTPADVYFGRDKAILRQRERIKRKTLEARRLHHRQRAA; from the exons ATGAGACAGACAACTGGAACTCGCAGGAGCCCCGGCGAGAAGATCGTCAAAGAGATCAAACGGGCGACGCGCAAACAGTATTCGTCAGAAGAGAAGATCCGGATCGTGCTGGATGGCTTGCGTGGCGAAGACAGCATTGCTGAGTTGTGCCGTCGTGAGGGAATATCTCAAGGTATCTACTACAAATGGTCCAAGGACTTCATGGAAGCTGGCAAACGGCGGCTTGCTGGAGATACGGCGCGTGCGGCTACGACCGACGAAGTCAAGGACCTGCGCCGCGAAGCCCGAGACCTGAAGGAGGTCGTTGCCGAGCAAACACTGGAACTGCGTCTTCTC AAAAAGCATGACCGGCGGTGGGGGCGACCAAGAATGAGGTATGCTGCATCTGAGAAGTTGGAGATCATCCGGCTTGTTGAGGGGTCGCATTTGTCTGCTCGTCGAACATTGGCAAAGCTGGGCATCCCCCGCACCACATTTTACCGTTGGTATGATCGGTATCGGCAGCGCGGCGACGCTGGCCTTGTGGATCAAGCGCCTAAGCCCAGACATGTCTGGAACCGCATCCCCGACGAAGTCCGGCGCAAGGTCGTCAAGCTGGCGCTGCAGGAGACGGAGCTGTCGCCGCGCGAACTGGCAGTGACGTTCACGGATCGGGAGCGCTACTTCGTCTCGGAATCTTCAGTCTATCGGGCCCTGAAGGCCCACGATCTGATCACCAGCCCGGCCTTTATCGTGCTCAAGGCGGCAAACGAGTTCAAAGACAAGACCACTGCGATCAACCAGCTTTGGCAAACCGACTTCACCTATCTCAAAGTGCTTGGCTGGGGCTGGTTCTATCTCAGCACAATCCTGGACGACTACAGCCGCTACATCATCTCGTGGAAACTCTGCACGAACATGCGGGCAGAGGACGTGACGGACACCCTGGATTTGGCGCTACAAGCATCAGGGTGCGATCAGGTTCACGTCATCCACAAACCCCGCCTCCTCAGCGACAACGGGTCCAGTTACGTCTCTGGCGATCTGGCTGAATGGCTGCAGGACAAAGGCATGAAGCATTCTCGGGGCGCACCATATCATCCCCAGACACAGGGCAAGATCGAGAGGTGGCATCAAACCCTGAAGAACCGCATCCTATTGGAGAACTACTTCCTTCCGGGAGACCTCGAAACCCAGATCGAAGCCTTCGTCGATCACTACAATCACAAGCGCTACCACGAGAGCCTGAACAACGTCACACCCGCCGACGTCTACTTCGGGCGTGACAAAGCCATTCTAAGACAACGGGAAAGGATCAAACGAAAGACGCTCGAAGCGCGGCGCTTGCATCACAGACAGCGCGCCGCATAA
- a CDS encoding ATP-binding cassette domain-containing protein, translating to MTDTILSLKDAELTLDGNAGRVDILKGISLDISRGETVGLVGPSGSGKSSLLMLMGGLERATGGEVNALGHDMSVLGEDALARFRRGHMGVVFQSFHLIPTMTALENVATPLELAGVRDAFERARAELEAVGLADRVDHYPAQMSGGEQQRVALARAAAPRPDILLADEPTGNLDGATGQAIMDLLFGLRDRHGSTLVLVTHAPELAERCDRVIRLVDGALDLEAGAEAAE from the coding sequence ATGACCGATACCATTCTGTCCCTGAAAGACGCTGAATTGACTCTGGACGGCAATGCGGGCCGTGTCGATATTTTGAAAGGCATCAGCCTGGATATTTCCCGTGGTGAAACGGTTGGGCTGGTGGGGCCTTCTGGATCGGGCAAGTCATCACTCCTAATGCTCATGGGCGGATTGGAACGCGCCACAGGTGGCGAGGTCAATGCGCTTGGGCATGATATGTCTGTTCTGGGCGAAGACGCGCTGGCGCGCTTTCGCAGGGGACATATGGGAGTGGTGTTTCAATCTTTCCACCTGATCCCGACAATGACGGCATTGGAGAATGTGGCGACCCCGCTGGAATTGGCGGGTGTGCGCGATGCGTTTGAGCGTGCCCGGGCAGAGTTAGAAGCTGTGGGACTTGCGGACCGGGTGGATCACTATCCGGCGCAAATGTCGGGCGGCGAGCAACAACGGGTGGCCCTGGCCCGTGCGGCGGCACCGAGGCCGGATATTCTATTGGCGGATGAGCCGACGGGCAATCTGGACGGCGCGACGGGTCAAGCGATCATGGATTTGCTGTTTGGGCTGCGCGACCGGCATGGATCAACGTTGGTTTTGGTCACCCATGCGCCCGAGTTGGCCGAGCGCTGTGACCGGGTGATCCGGCTGGTGGATGGCGCATTGGACTTGGAAGCTGGCGCAGAGGCGGCTGAATGA